One Micromonas commoda chromosome 7, complete sequence genomic window carries:
- a CDS encoding predicted protein — MATNPSQLLPSELVDKCVGSRIWVIMKGEKEMVGTLRGFDVYVNMVLEDVIEYEMTPEGRRETKLDQILLNGNNIALLVPGGMPEDTA, encoded by the exons ATGGCTACCAACCCCTCCCAACTCCTGCCGTCGGAGTTGGTGGACAAGTGCGTAGGATCGAGGATTTGGGTGATCATGAAGGGCGAGAAGGAGATGGTTGGTACTCTCAGGGGCTTTGACGTGTATGTGAACATGGTGCTGGAGGATGTGATTGAGTA TGAGATGACCCCAGAGGGCAGGCGCGAGACAAAGCTAGATCAGATTCTTCTCAACGGGAACAACATCGCGCTGTTAGTACCGGGGGGCATGCCTGAAGACACAGCGTGA
- a CDS encoding predicted protein: MTNTASLRTKAGRRASLLAGVLVGALLATGADAQAATRPTAESAGLNAPSTYGIDWTDVPTEPTKTVVKVTAENCLCDLTEGTCDANCCCDPDCDSNEKAQFTECATCVYDGANAAMNGKVCLPEGRSPPSLEYCLPSSTVSRVNLLSSSSLGVVEQRKADMSFLSQQLCIKDDNSASLGKYFLDPGFATDDILKSSVTLQSERFWNPVPAAASETQPKYRHNDTIGVVKAASEPLLPGNKFVLPGATFSGVCGWTNVIGYNMPLPASAASEDATCLVPIDDTLSKSCTTLLNAKYLVNDLKLAKTPGSSATPTEAPTISSMKYRSRIGGKLTDLTGTVPAATFTDGSGGSGAADTCNFAVVEAHYVITHDGSGSISSFAVDLVFADVMTSTRWSAVYNANGALADPGNPSSVRVKYTVSWKLSAETVVPRSGAPGYVVGAPLLAGTKDTSSGKNAVARLKDGLTIPGAGPDGRCSGNGKSTVRFGMSQSSSCAIPLSQDNLKTFCQGSGDKAVADYLYDLISVNGVLGGTTPDKTKAPGSSVPLPAQLMDGLLYGTLDSNYDLSAKTVMVAAWANANYENIADWKSCDATDTTDCATELTAAEQLTKPSGDSAMSWDETTKTCKNVAVGVNIDVLTAKVGHLDHAQSKVQRVKVSWNLADWTYTDFPWDNAADDRQDFMLKSTVHFVEMAQDAPEGVKPASPPILPTLPADVFYPFLSAGPAGGRAAASAAWCVALVAAIFVAWVTARGDDSY; encoded by the coding sequence ATGACGAACACCGCGTCGCTCCGAACGAAGgcgggccgccgcgcgtcgttgCTGGCCGGAGTGTTGGTCGGTGCCCTGCTCGCcaccggggcggacgcgcagGCCGCCACGCGCCCCACCGCAGAGTCCGCGGGCTTGAATGCCCCCTCGACGTACGGTATCGACTGGACCGACGTTCCGACCGAGCCGACGAAGACGGTGGTCAAGGTCACGGCTGAGAACTGCCTGTGCGACCTCACCGAGGGAACCTGCGACGCCAACTGCTGCTGCGACCCCGACTGCGATTCCAACGAGAAGGCGCAGTTCACCGAATGCGCGACTTGCGTTTACGACGGAGCCAACGCGGCCATGAACGGCAAGGTGTGCCTCCCCGAGGGTCGCAGCCCTCCATCACTGGAGTACTGCTTGCCCAGCTCGACGGTGTCGAGGGTCAACCTGctcagcagcagcagcctcGGTGTTGTCGAGCAGCGAAAGGCAGACATGTCCTTCCTCTCGCAGCAGCTCTGCATCAAGGATGACAACAGCGCCTCGCTGGGAAAGTACTTCCTCGACCCGGGCTTTGCCACTGACGACATCCTGAAGAGCTCGGTCACGCTCCAGAGCGAGAGATTCTGGAATCCCGTGCCCGCAGCCGCGTCCGAGACCCAGCCCAAGTACCGCCACAACGACACCATCGGTGTCGTAAAAGCCGCATCTGAGCCGCTGTTGCCCGGAAACAAGTTTGTGCTCCCAGGAGCCACGTTCAGCGGCGTGTGCGGATGGACCAACGTGATTGGGTACAATATGCCACTTCCCGCGTCCGCTGCTTCGGAAGATGCCACCTGCCTGGTGCCCATTGACGACACACTCTCGAAGAGTTGTACGACTCTCTTGAACGCCAAGTACCTGGTCAACGACCTCAAGCTGGCGAAGACTCCCGGAAGCAGCGCAACCCCGACGGAGGCTCCTACAATCTCTTCCATGAAGTACCGCTCTCGAATTGGCGGCAAACTCACAGATTTGACGGGTACAGTCCCTGCCGCGACGTTCAccgacggcagcggcggctcTGGCGCTGCAGACACGTGTAATTTCGCAGTCGTTGAGGCACACTACGTCATCACGCACGACGGCAGTGGTTCCATCAGCAGCTTTGCCGTTGACCTCGTCTTTGCCGACGTCATGACCAGCACCAGGTGGTCAGCCGTGTACAATGCCAATGGTGCCCTGGCAGACCCGGGCAACCCCTCGTCCGTGCGTGTCAAGTACACGGTGTCCTGGAAACTCAGCGCCGAGACGGTGGTGCCCAGAagcggcgcgccgggttACGTGGTTGGCGCTCCCCTCTTGGCAGGTACCAAAGACACGAGCTCTGGCAAAAATGCCGTCGCACGTCTGAAGGATGGCCTGACCATACCTGGCGCGGGCCCCGATGGGAGATGCAGCGGCAACGGCAAGTCTACCGTGCGCTTCGGCATGTCTCAATCGAGCTCTTGCGCCATCCCTCTCTCGCAAGATAATCTCAAGACTTTCTGCCAGGGCAGCGGCGACAAGGCAGTGGCCGACTACTTGTACGATCTCATCAGCGTGAACGGCGTGCTGGGTGGCACCACGCCTGACAAAACCAAGGCGCCTGGTTCATCCGTGCCGCTTCCTGCCCAGCTCATGGACGGTCTCCTGTATGGAACGTTGGATAGCAACTACGATCTCAGCGCAAAGACGGTGATGGTGGCTGCGTGGGCCAACGCGAATTACGAGAACATCGCTGACTGGAAGTCGTGCGATGCAACCGACACGACCGACTGCGCCACGGAGCTGACCGCCGCAGAGCAGCTCACCAAACCCTCCGGGGACTCAGCCATGTCTTGGGATGAAACGACAAAGACATGCAAAAACGTCGCTGTCGGCGTCAACATCGACGTGCTCACTGCCAAGGTTGGCCACCTCGACCACGCGCAGTCTAAGGTCCAGCGGGTGAAGGTGAGCTGGAATCTCGCGGACTGGACCTACACGGACTTTCCTTGGGacaacgccgccgacgaccgtcaGGACTTTATGCTGAAGTCCACGGTGCACTTTGTGGAGATGGCTCAGGATGCTCCGGAGGGTGTGAAACCTGCGTCCCCTCCCATCCTGCCGACGCTCCCAGCGGATGTCTTCTATCCATTCCTCAGCGCCGGGCCCGCCGGTGGGCGCGctgcggcttcggcggcgtggtgTGTGGCTCTCGTTGCAGCCATATTTGTGGCTTGGGTGACGGCTCGCGGAGACGATTCGTACTGA
- a CDS encoding predicted protein: MTFKKRKRPPALSISNDMRTHVSGMQMKLATERELEDASLAEEVTVVEGRTFALSSKRGNRRFSCEDAYQAAPGLDGDPTRGIFSVFDGHGGREAADYAADNLHDNILREVNDVGSHLDPDEFMKQVKAAMIKGFLATDQEFLSFGDLRGGATATTAYLCKGRIWVANVGDCRAVICQGGQAVALTHDHRPDCAVEREAVERRGGEIVRERVQGILGVSRALGDRELKSYITAEPSVFCGTISESSEFLILGTDGLWDHVDNQEAVEFVRLTLSQKKGIHAACRGLVELARANRSRDDISVLVVELCSYQASGLI; this comes from the exons aTGACGTTCAAGAAAAGGAAGCGTCCGCCGGCATTGAGCATCTCGAACG ATATGCGCACGCATGTTAGTGGAATGCAGATGAAGCTCGCGACCGAACGCGAGCTGGAGGACGCAAGCTTGGCCGAGGAGGTCACAGTTGTCGAGGGCCGCACGTTTGCCCTCAGCTCCAAGCGAGGAAATCGGCGCTTCTCTTGCGAGGATGCGTATCAAGCTGCACCAGGCCTCGACGGAGATCCGACTCGGGGGATATTCTCTGTTTTCGATGGACACGGGGGGCGGGAGGCTGCGGACTATGCCGCAGATAATCTGCACGACAACATCCTCAGGGAGGTCAATGACGTCGGGTCACACTTGGACCCTGACGAGTTTATGAAACaggtcaaggcggcgatgatcaAGGGGTTCTTAGCTACCGATCAAGAGTTTTTATCATTTGGAGATTTACGAGGAGGGGCAACTGCCACGACAGCATACCTTTGCAAAGGCAGAATTTGGGTAGCCAATGTTGGCGACTGCCGAGCGGTGATTTGCCAGGGTGGACAGGCTGTGGCGTTGACCCACGACCATAGGCCAGATTGCGCAGTAGAACGAGAAGCAGTCGAGCGTCGGGGTGGTGAGATTGTTCGTGAGCGCGTGCAAGGGATATTGGGAGTCAGTCGCGCTCTCGGTGATCGAGAACTGAAGAGTTACATCACCGCGGAGCCGAGCGTATTCTGTGGCACCATCTCCGAGAGCTCGGAGTTCCTCATTCTAGGCACTGATGGACTTTGGGATCACGTGGATAACCAAGAGGCGGTCGAGTTCGTGCGTCTGACGTTAAGTCAAAAGAAAGGCATACATGCGGCCTGTCGTGGACTGGTTGAGCTCGCGCGTGCGAACAGAAGCCGGGATGAC
- a CDS encoding predicted protein, translating to MAQSTRMCAGLRCNSMGSRAVGRSLGRAQVAKKTHAFIATSAAPLRVTCMANQRRVAKVQQQMRREISNMMQTDKKLRDMVYPEERMGVDNVMSCMVTVADVEVSGDLQVVKVFVSILGDERGKKNAINGLKKMEGYVRRNIGKRVSLRLTPDIRFVYDDSFERGQRVSSLLDELRVEREVREARGGGYTKSELLAVEDTITNPYGDEEDSDWIEDLDELIGEEEEEEEEEEEDIDIEAVWDELQKNAKIDD from the exons ATGGCGCAGTCCACCCGCATGTGCGCCGGGCTCAGATGCAATAGCATGGGTTCCAGGGCTGTGGGGCGCTCGTTGGGTCGCGCACAGGTTGCAAAAAAAACGCACGCGTTCATTgcgacctccgccgcgcctctCCGCGTGACTTGCATGGCCAACCAGAGGCGCGTGGCGAAGGTGCAGCAGCAGATGCGCAGAGAGATTTCTAACATGATGCAGACTGACAAG AAATTACGCGATATGGTGTATCCCGAGGAGCGGATGGGAGTGGATAACGTGATGTCTTGCATGGTGACCGTGGCTGATGTTGAGGTCTCTGGCGACCTCCAGGTTGTGAAGGTGTTTGTTTCaatcctcggcgacgaacgcgggaAGAAGAACGCCATCAACGGATTGAAGAAGATGGAGGGTTACGTGCGTCGAAACATAGGGAAGAGGGTGTCGCTTCGGCTCACCCCTGATATCAGGTTCGTGTACGATGACTCGTTCGAGCGTGGTCAGAGGGTGTCGTcactcctcgacgagcttcGAGTCGAGAGGGAGGTGAGGGAAGCGCGTGGCGGTGGATACACCAAGTCCgagcttctcgccgtcgaggacacCATCACAAACCCTTACGGCGATGAAGAGGATAGCGATTGGATTGAGGATCTCGATGAGCTCAttggggaggaggaggaggaggaggaggaggaggaggaggatatTGACATCGAGGCAGTTTGGGATGAGTTACAAAAGAATGCCAAAATTGACGACTGA
- a CDS encoding predicted protein: MSTVMQQAAATPVAILRLRGKTHSRAIRAHRLGARRQVSCAASPAEAIKDKRIPVTILTGFLGSGKTTLLNRILAGDHGKRIVVIENEFGEIDIDSELVAFKENGEEDIMLLNNGCLCCSVRGDLVDMLGRLVTEKKGQFDHILIETTGLANPAPIIQTFYLEPDLLDTLRLDGVVTLVDAKHAMMHLDEKKPEGVVNEALEQVAFADRLVLNKTDLVNQSELLSIENRVRTINNLASIQRAEKANVDLDFVLGVGGFDLDRVEDVIIGEKKEEEHGHSHSHSHSHGEAECVDPECNDPSHSHSHSHSHSHGEAAESEAECEVCGEHGHSHSHHVHDDTVTSVSLTMDGEVDLDLVNDWLGMLLNDRWQDLFRMKGVLAIEGCDDRYVFQGVHALFEGMPDKPWEDGVARSSKLVFIGKDLDRDELEAGFKACAVGASVGAASQ, translated from the exons ATGTCTACTGTCATGCAGCAGGCTGCGGCGACACCCGTCGCGATACTTCGCCTCCGTGGGAAGACTCACTCTCGCGCAATTCGCGCACATCGTCTCGGTGCTCGCCGTCAGGTttcctgcgcggcgtcgccggcagAAGCGATTAAAGACAAGCGGATCCCTGTCACCATTCTTACGGGATTCTTGGG ATCCGGCAAGACGACGCTCTTGAACCGTATTCTTGCGGGTGATCATGGCAAGcgcatcgtcgtcatcgaaAACGAGTTTGGCGAGATTGACATCGACAGCGAACTTGTCGCGTTCAAGGAGAATGGAGAGGAGGACATCATGCTCCTCAACAACGGTTGCCTCTGCTGctccgttcgcggcgacctGGTTGATATGCTCGGTCGACTCGTGACTGAGAAGAAGGGCCAGTTCGATCACATTCTGATCGAGACCACGGGTTTGGCGAATCCGGCTCCCATCATTCAGACCTTTTATCTGGAGCCCGACCTGCTGGACACGCTGCGccttgacggcgtcgtcaccctcgtGGACGCAAAGCATGCCATGATGCACCTCGACGAGAAGAAGCCCGAAGGCGTAGTGAACGAGGCCCTCGAACAGGTTGCGTTCGCCGACCGTCTCGTCCTCAACAAGACCGACCTGGTGAACCAGTCGGAGCTCCTCAGCATTGAGAACCGTGTGCGCACCATCAACAACCTTGCCAGCATCCAGCGTGCAGAGAAGGCCAACGTGGATCTCGACTTTGTGCTCGGGGTCGGCGGTTTCGACCTCGACCGTGTCGAGGACGTCATCATCGGCGaaaagaaggaggaggagcatGGCCACTCACACTCACACTCACACTCACACGGCGAAGCGGAGTGTGTGGATCCGGAGTGCAACGACCCGAGCCACTCTCATTCCCATTCCCACTCCCACTCCCACGGCGAAGCGGCTGAGTCGGAGGCGGAGTGCGAGGTGTGCGGCGAACACGGTCACAGTCATAGCCATCACGTGCACGATGACACAGTGACGAGCGTTAGCCTCACCATGGACGGCGAGGTTGACCTTGACCTTGTCAATGATTGGCTCGGCATGCTCCTGAACGACAGATGGCAGGATCTCTTCCGTATGAAAGGCGTGCTTGCCATCGAGGGATGCGATGATCGCTACGTGTTCCAGGGCGTGCATGCCCTGTTTGAGGGAATGCCCGACAAGCCCTGGGAGGATGGGGTTGCTCGATCGTCGAAGCTTGTGTTCATCGGGAAGGATCTGGACCGCGATGAGCTGGAAGCGGGATTCAAAGCTTGTGCTGTTGGAGCAAGCGTTGGGGCTGCCTCCCAGTGA